CAACGGTGAGGGGGCATCATGGCAACGCCTAGCGGCCTACTTTCTACTGTGCAGAATGTCTTAGCGGTTCGGGAGTCGAGTGACCTACGGTTTGTAAGCCAGATCACCCCGCCGGCCACTGGGCCGCAGTACCTAAGGAGCAGCATGCAGTTCTACCAGGATGGCTACCGCCCGGGCGACCCGGATCTTCGCACCGCCGCACCCGGACGCCGTGCCCCGGGAACATTCCCCATCAGGTAGACGTGCTCATCGCCGGCACCGGACCTGCCGGATCCGTCCTTGCCGCACAGCTGGCCGAGTTCCCCGACATCTCCACTCTCGTGGTCGAACGGCGCGAAGCGGCGCTCGAGATGGGGCACGCCGACGGCGTTGCCTGCCGCACCGTGGAAATGTTCAATGGCTTCGGACTGGCCGAGCGACTAATGCGCGAGGCCTACTGGGTCAACGAGACCACCTTTTGGGGGCCCGCGGAGTCCGGGGGCATCGCCCGCACCGGGCGGATTCAGGACGTCGCCGAGGGACTCTCCGAATACCCCCACGTGATTGTGAACCAGGCCCGCATGCAGGACCTGCTGCTCGAGCACATGGCCAACTCCCCCAGCCGTTTGATCCCCGATTATGGGCTGGAAATCATCGACGTCGTTGTCGCTGAAACCGGCGAGTACCCTGTCACCGCAACGCTGCGACGCACCGGCGAGGACCCCGGCAATGAGATCACCGTGCAGGCAAAGTACGCCGTGGGGTGCGAGGGCGCCCGCTCGAATGTGCGACGCTCACTGGGCATCACCATGAGCGGCGACGCCCGCAACCACGCCTGGGGTGTCATGGACATGCTGGCCGTCACCGACTTCCCCGACATCCGCCTGAAGTCCGCCATCCAGTCCACCTCCGGAGGATCCATACTGCTCATCCCCCGCGAGGGCGGCTACCTCGTGCGGCTCTATGTGGACCTGGGCGACGTCGATCCGGGAGACCGTGAGGCCCGCGGGCGCTTCACCGCCGACTCGATCATCGAGGCAGCTCAGAAGATCCTGCACCCTTACACGCTGGATGTGAAGGAGATTGCCTGGTGGAGCGTCTACGAGGTGGGTCAGCGCATTGCCGAGAGATTCGACGATGTGCTGCCTCAGGACCGCGGCAGCCGCACGCCGCGGGTCTTTATCGCCGGGGACGCCTGCCACACGCACAGTGCAAAGGCTGGCCAAGGCATGAACGTCTCGATGCAGGACGGCTTCAACCTCGGTTGGAAGCTGGCAGCGGTACTGCAGGACCGCAGCCCCTGGTCCCTGCTGGACACATATTCAGAGGAACGCCAGGTCATTGCACAGGAACTCATCGACTTCGACTTCAAGTGGTCCACCGCCATGGCGGCTAAACCCAAGGACCCGGTCAATCCAGAGGCAGGAGGCATGGACGCCGCGGAGCGCCAAGCCATCTTCACCCAGGGCGGCCGATTCACCGCCGGCTTCGCCACCGACTACAGCC
The Arthrobacter alpinus genome window above contains:
- a CDS encoding FAD-dependent monooxygenase codes for the protein MLIAGTGPAGSVLAAQLAEFPDISTLVVERREAALEMGHADGVACRTVEMFNGFGLAERLMREAYWVNETTFWGPAESGGIARTGRIQDVAEGLSEYPHVIVNQARMQDLLLEHMANSPSRLIPDYGLEIIDVVVAETGEYPVTATLRRTGEDPGNEITVQAKYAVGCEGARSNVRRSLGITMSGDARNHAWGVMDMLAVTDFPDIRLKSAIQSTSGGSILLIPREGGYLVRLYVDLGDVDPGDREARGRFTADSIIEAAQKILHPYTLDVKEIAWWSVYEVGQRIAERFDDVLPQDRGSRTPRVFIAGDACHTHSAKAGQGMNVSMQDGFNLGWKLAAVLQDRSPWSLLDTYSEERQVIAQELIDFDFKWSTAMAAKPKDPVNPEAGGMDAAERQAIFTQGGRFTAGFATDYSPSMITGNDTHEHLAAGFPVGERFHSSPVVRLADAKALQLGHQARADGRWHIYAFADAARPDATNSRLAAFCTYLGQSSSSPVRVFTPDGADDDAVFDVRAILQQGHRELEPGDLPEFLLPRKAPLGMVDYEKAFTVDPANDIFAARGINREQGAIVVVRPDQYVAHVLPLDAHEELEDFFAGIMTVPVRARAMAPLA